Proteins from a single region of Edaphobacter bradus:
- a CDS encoding M20 family metallo-hydrolase, with amino-acid sequence MQIHIDEARLLNELQTLATFTGVEPDPKGTAVTRIVFSPDDLRARAWLKEIAVKEGFTIREDSVGNTFIRWVGAEPQLPAVGTGSHLDAIPHAGMYDGTVGVLGGLEAMRALKSSGLQPRRSIELLLFTSEEPTRFGIGCIGSRLLSGTLDPTRADSLREANEPADTARSLAEVRSAAGFAGSLASVVLPANYYHAWVELHIEQGPLLEREGIPIGIVTNIAAPASYRFTITGFGGHAGALLMPDRRDALCAAAELILSVEKHTLATGAIDTVATVGTCDVYPGAVNSVPSGVILQLDIRDTDPARRESVMQAIRADIEELRRRRNVTIAEEFINADQPAQSSEHIVQVLEDACAANGIPYRKMVSRAYHDSSFMACIVPIAMIFIPCRNGVSHRPDEYAAPSDIARGTRILAEALAKLASE; translated from the coding sequence ATGCAGATCCATATCGACGAAGCCCGTCTCCTCAACGAACTCCAGACGCTTGCCACCTTCACCGGCGTCGAGCCCGATCCCAAGGGAACGGCCGTCACTCGCATCGTCTTCTCGCCCGACGACCTCCGTGCACGCGCCTGGCTCAAAGAGATCGCTGTCAAAGAGGGTTTTACGATTCGTGAAGATTCTGTAGGCAACACGTTCATCCGCTGGGTCGGCGCGGAGCCGCAGCTTCCTGCGGTCGGAACGGGATCGCACCTCGATGCCATTCCCCACGCCGGTATGTACGACGGTACGGTGGGCGTTCTCGGCGGCCTTGAGGCTATGCGCGCTCTCAAGAGCAGCGGACTTCAGCCGCGTCGATCGATCGAACTGCTCCTCTTCACGTCCGAGGAGCCGACGCGCTTCGGTATCGGCTGCATCGGCTCGCGTCTTCTCTCCGGCACGCTTGATCCCACTCGCGCCGACTCGCTGCGCGAGGCCAACGAGCCCGCCGATACTGCGCGCAGCCTGGCGGAGGTTCGCTCTGCCGCAGGCTTCGCGGGCTCACTCGCATCGGTGGTTCTTCCGGCCAATTACTACCATGCGTGGGTTGAGCTGCATATCGAGCAGGGACCGTTGCTCGAGCGCGAGGGGATTCCCATCGGCATCGTCACCAACATCGCCGCGCCCGCCAGCTACCGCTTCACCATTACGGGTTTCGGAGGTCACGCTGGAGCGCTGCTGATGCCCGACCGCCGTGACGCTCTCTGCGCTGCCGCCGAGCTGATTCTCTCCGTGGAGAAGCACACGCTCGCGACTGGAGCGATCGACACCGTGGCCACGGTCGGAACCTGCGACGTGTATCCCGGCGCGGTCAACAGCGTCCCTAGCGGCGTCATTTTGCAACTCGATATCCGCGACACCGATCCGGCGAGGCGCGAGTCTGTTATGCAGGCCATTCGTGCTGACATTGAGGAGCTTCGCCGACGCCGCAACGTCACCATCGCCGAAGAGTTCATCAACGCCGATCAGCCCGCGCAGTCCTCGGAACATATCGTTCAGGTCCTCGAAGACGCTTGCGCGGCGAACGGCATCCCGTACAGGAAGATGGTGAGCCGCGCGTATCACGACTCGTCCTTCATGGCCTGCATCGTGCCTATTGCGATGATCTTTATCCCGTGCCGCAATGGCGTCAGCCACCGGCCCGACGAGTACGCTGCGCCATCCGACATCGCGCGCGGTACCCGTATCCTCGCCGAAGCGCTTGCTAAGCTAGCATCGGAGTAA
- a CDS encoding allantoate amidohydrolase, with the protein MSASPSVGRGEEIVARCRQIAAFTEVPGEITRTFLSPPMRDVHTLLRQWMEAAGMRVGIDAAGNIRGLYPGTAPDSPRLLIGSHLDTVPNAGAFDGILGVVLGVAVVEQLNGAKLTFAIEVVGFSEEEGVRFGKPFLGSLALVGKLDAELLARPDADGVTVSEAITSFGLRVEDLAAAKFAPETFAYLEFHIEQGPVLEAESASLAVVDAIVGQSRFELTFTGQANHAGTTPMRLRHDALSAASEWIVSVEAHAQIVPGLVATVGKIHAEPGAGNVVPGRVTASLDVRHAVDATRNDAVTTLLQSAASAAARRGVELNSRLLLDQTIVPMDSRLTRLLHAAAQQAGYPSRMMSSGAGHDAMVMAPHIPSTMLFLRSPGGLSHHPDEAVLPEDIDAALATAMEFLALLRDDKNLLTDYHA; encoded by the coding sequence ATGAGTGCTTCGCCCAGCGTTGGACGCGGAGAGGAGATCGTCGCCCGCTGCCGTCAGATCGCCGCGTTCACCGAGGTCCCCGGCGAGATTACGCGTACATTCCTCTCGCCGCCGATGCGTGATGTTCATACGCTGCTACGCCAGTGGATGGAAGCGGCTGGAATGCGCGTCGGCATCGACGCAGCAGGCAATATTCGCGGCCTCTATCCCGGAACTGCGCCGGATTCGCCGCGCCTGCTCATCGGCTCGCACCTCGACACTGTGCCGAATGCGGGGGCGTTCGATGGCATTCTGGGCGTTGTCCTCGGCGTGGCAGTCGTCGAGCAACTGAACGGCGCGAAGCTGACCTTTGCCATCGAGGTCGTCGGTTTCTCCGAGGAAGAGGGCGTGCGCTTCGGCAAGCCATTCCTCGGCAGCCTCGCGCTTGTCGGCAAGCTCGACGCTGAACTTCTCGCTCGTCCTGACGCTGATGGAGTTACGGTCTCCGAAGCCATCACAAGCTTCGGTCTTCGCGTCGAAGATTTGGCCGCCGCGAAGTTCGCGCCCGAAACCTTTGCCTATCTCGAGTTCCACATCGAGCAGGGGCCCGTTCTCGAAGCGGAATCGGCGTCTCTTGCCGTCGTTGACGCGATTGTTGGGCAGAGTCGCTTCGAGCTTACCTTTACCGGGCAGGCAAACCATGCCGGGACTACGCCGATGCGCCTGCGCCATGACGCTCTGTCGGCTGCTTCGGAGTGGATCGTCAGCGTAGAGGCCCACGCGCAAATTGTCCCCGGCCTTGTTGCAACCGTCGGCAAAATCCATGCCGAACCCGGTGCCGGCAACGTGGTCCCCGGTCGAGTGACTGCCTCGCTTGACGTCCGCCACGCCGTCGACGCTACGCGCAACGACGCAGTCACCACGCTTCTGCAAAGCGCCGCCTCAGCCGCTGCGAGACGTGGCGTGGAGCTCAACTCGCGTCTTCTGCTCGATCAGACCATCGTGCCAATGGACTCCCGGCTCACCAGGCTCCTTCACGCCGCCGCGCAACAGGCTGGGTATCCCTCGCGCATGATGTCCAGCGGAGCCGGGCACGACGCTATGGTCATGGCTCCCCACATTCCCTCGACCATGCTCTTTCTCCGCAGCCCCGGCGGGCTGAGCCATCATCCCGATGAGGCTGTGCTGCCCGAAGATATAGACGCAGCGCTCGCAACGGCGATGGAGTTCTTGGCGCTACTGCGCGATGATAAGAATCTGCTCACGGACTACCATGCATAA
- the uraH gene encoding hydroxyisourate hydrolase: MGISTHILDTAIGRPVANVALKLFEFHDNPAGGAWHEIGSGRTDADGRCKTLLGSHPLCATDYKLYFATSEYFYSQKLTGLYPYVEVVFTIADPSQHYHIPLLLTANGYTTYRGS, from the coding sequence ATGGGAATCTCAACTCACATTCTCGATACTGCAATCGGCCGCCCCGTTGCCAACGTCGCGCTCAAGCTTTTCGAGTTCCACGACAATCCGGCGGGCGGTGCCTGGCACGAGATCGGCTCCGGCCGCACGGACGCCGACGGACGCTGCAAGACTCTACTCGGTTCTCACCCGCTGTGCGCCACTGACTACAAGCTTTACTTTGCCACATCGGAGTACTTCTACTCGCAAAAGCTCACCGGCCTCTATCCTTACGTCGAGGTTGTCTTCACCATCGCCGACCCCAGCCAGCACTATCACATCCCGCTGCTGCTCACCGCTAACGGCTACACAACTTACAGGGGAAGTTAG
- the pucL gene encoding factor-independent urate hydroxylase translates to MIELAENRYGKSRVRLMKVTRHAHGNDLREWSVQVLLKGDFDSAHLEGDNSKILPTDTMKNTVYSIARSSSATTMEGYGRELVDFLLGRNPQVSSAAVTIESVLWKRLTVDGDPHPDTFMRGSSEVQTTRVERAQNGAFEIHSGLEHLVILKTAKSGFAGYIKDSLTTLKETNDRLFGTALRAEWRYNTQALDYDAVRCGIRETMLATFAEHDSKSVQQTLFAMAQAALEAVPQIDEIELTMPNKHCLLVDLSPFGQDNPNEIFVPTDEPHGTIEARVRRRPTA, encoded by the coding sequence ATGATTGAGCTTGCTGAAAATCGCTACGGTAAATCTCGTGTTCGCCTGATGAAGGTGACTCGTCATGCGCATGGCAACGACCTGCGCGAATGGAGTGTGCAGGTGCTGCTGAAGGGCGACTTCGACTCAGCGCATCTCGAAGGCGACAACAGCAAGATTCTTCCCACCGACACGATGAAGAACACGGTGTACTCGATTGCACGCTCATCGAGCGCCACCACAATGGAGGGGTATGGCCGCGAGCTTGTCGACTTTCTGCTCGGCCGCAATCCGCAGGTCAGCTCCGCCGCCGTCACCATCGAGAGCGTTCTGTGGAAGCGCCTCACTGTAGATGGCGATCCGCATCCCGATACCTTCATGCGGGGCAGCAGCGAGGTACAGACGACTCGTGTGGAGCGCGCGCAGAATGGCGCCTTCGAGATTCACTCCGGCCTCGAGCATCTCGTTATCCTCAAGACCGCGAAGTCTGGATTCGCGGGCTACATCAAGGATTCGCTCACGACGCTAAAGGAGACGAATGACCGTCTCTTCGGTACCGCTCTCCGCGCCGAGTGGCGCTACAACACTCAGGCCCTCGACTATGACGCTGTGCGCTGCGGGATACGCGAGACCATGCTCGCGACCTTCGCCGAGCACGACAGCAAATCTGTGCAGCAGACGCTCTTCGCGATGGCCCAGGCGGCGCTCGAGGCCGTCCCGCAGATCGACGAGATCGAGCTTACGATGCCGAACAAGCACTGCCTTCTCGTCGATCTCTCGCCCTTCGGCCAGGACAACCCCAACGAGATCTTTGTGCCGACAGACGAGCCGCACGGCACCATCGAGGCGCGCGTCCGACGCAGGCCCACGGCATGA
- a CDS encoding NAD-dependent succinate-semialdehyde dehydrogenase, translating to MAIESINPATGKLLRSFDPLSEQAIRDKLALAAQAFAEYARVPLEHRALCMRKLASILEHETDDLAAVITLEMGKPLHAARQEVLKCATACRYYADNTARILMPEPIPTENHSYVRWDPLGVILAVMPWNFPFWQVFRFLAPALMAGNVGLLKHASNVPQCALMIESLVRRAGFPRGAFQALLVEARQVESVLSDPRIAAVTLTGSEPAGRAIAAQAGWLIKKSVLELGGSDPFIVMPSADLDLAVETAVRARLVNSGQSCIAAKRFIVADSIYDAFESRFVAGMEAMRIGDPMKDSTDIGPLATPQIVADLEAQVKIAVAAGARLLTGGERMMGDGNYFEPTVLAGVPRKSAVYREELFGPVAMLFRVRSLEEAIEIANDTPFGLAASAWTRDPAEQQRFVSELQCGAVFLNAMVASDPRLPFGGIKHSGYGRELSAAGMREFLNAKTVVISSANPARES from the coding sequence ATGGCCATCGAATCCATCAATCCCGCAACCGGCAAACTTCTGCGCAGCTTTGATCCCTTGTCCGAGCAGGCGATACGCGACAAGCTCGCTCTCGCAGCGCAGGCCTTCGCAGAGTACGCACGGGTTCCGCTCGAGCATCGCGCCCTGTGCATGCGCAAGCTCGCCTCCATTCTGGAGCACGAGACGGACGATCTCGCTGCCGTCATCACGCTCGAGATGGGCAAGCCGCTGCATGCCGCGCGACAAGAGGTTTTGAAGTGTGCCACGGCCTGCCGCTACTACGCCGACAACACCGCGCGCATCCTGATGCCGGAGCCCATCCCGACGGAGAACCACAGCTACGTCCGCTGGGACCCGCTCGGTGTCATCCTCGCGGTCATGCCGTGGAACTTCCCGTTCTGGCAGGTGTTCCGGTTCCTTGCTCCAGCGCTGATGGCTGGAAATGTGGGCCTGCTCAAGCATGCCTCCAACGTTCCTCAGTGCGCTCTGATGATTGAGTCGCTTGTCCGCCGCGCAGGATTTCCCCGCGGCGCCTTCCAGGCTCTGCTTGTCGAAGCCCGGCAGGTCGAGAGCGTCCTCTCTGACCCGCGGATCGCAGCGGTTACTCTTACCGGCAGCGAACCTGCGGGCCGCGCCATCGCCGCGCAGGCGGGCTGGCTCATCAAGAAATCGGTGCTCGAGCTTGGTGGCAGCGATCCTTTTATCGTGATGCCCTCGGCCGATCTCGATCTCGCAGTGGAGACTGCCGTTCGTGCGCGCCTGGTGAACAGCGGCCAGTCCTGCATCGCGGCCAAGCGCTTCATCGTTGCTGACTCCATCTACGATGCCTTTGAGTCCCGCTTTGTGGCCGGCATGGAGGCCATGCGCATCGGCGATCCCATGAAGGACTCGACCGACATCGGTCCTCTGGCAACGCCGCAAATCGTCGCCGACCTCGAGGCCCAGGTGAAGATCGCGGTTGCTGCTGGGGCCCGGCTCCTTACCGGTGGCGAGCGTATGATGGGCGACGGCAACTACTTCGAGCCGACGGTGCTTGCAGGAGTTCCACGCAAATCGGCCGTCTACCGTGAGGAACTCTTCGGCCCCGTGGCGATGCTCTTCCGCGTGCGCTCGCTGGAGGAGGCCATCGAGATCGCCAACGACACTCCCTTCGGCCTGGCTGCTTCTGCCTGGACCCGCGATCCTGCGGAGCAGCAGCGGTTCGTCTCAGAGCTTCAGTGCGGGGCAGTCTTTCTGAATGCGATGGTCGCGAGTGATCCCCGGCTGCCCTTTGGCGGCATCAAGCACTCCGGCTATGGTCGCGAGCTCTCCGCCGCGGGGATGCGCGAGTTTCTCAATGCGAAGACGGTCGTCATCTCCTCGGCTAATCCTGCACGGGAATCCTGA
- a CDS encoding nucleoside deaminase, whose protein sequence is MQGNPIFMEQAIALATKNVTSGRGGPFGAVIVRDGKVVATGANRVTATNDPTAHAEVTAIRNACAELKSFSLEGCEIYTSCEPCPMCLAAIYWARCKAIYFGGTAKDAADAGFDDAFLYDEVKRPVAERTIPTTTLLRDKAIESFDAWRASAVNRIDY, encoded by the coding sequence ATGCAAGGCAATCCGATCTTTATGGAACAGGCGATCGCACTGGCGACGAAGAACGTCACGTCAGGCCGCGGCGGCCCATTCGGCGCGGTGATTGTGCGCGATGGCAAGGTCGTCGCCACGGGTGCGAACCGCGTGACCGCGACCAACGATCCCACGGCCCACGCCGAGGTAACGGCGATTCGGAACGCCTGCGCAGAGCTCAAGAGCTTCAGCCTTGAGGGCTGCGAGATCTACACGAGCTGCGAGCCCTGCCCGATGTGCCTCGCGGCGATCTACTGGGCGCGCTGCAAAGCTATCTACTTCGGCGGTACCGCGAAGGACGCCGCGGACGCGGGCTTTGACGATGCGTTTCTGTACGACGAGGTGAAGCGGCCCGTAGCTGAGCGCACGATCCCAACGACAACTCTTCTGCGCGACAAGGCGATCGAGAGCTTCGACGCCTGGCGCGCCAGTGCTGTGAACAGAATCGACTACTAG
- the hmgA gene encoding homogentisate 1,2-dioxygenase, protein MNEDLMPDLHYFTGFGNEFATEAVAGALPIGQNAPQKSPLGLYTEQLSGSPFTAPRLLNRRTWTYRIRPSVMHKPYGRIANGLVRSTPFNEVDTPPNQLRWDPLPIPTQPMDFIDGLTTLAGNGDSTMHSGVAIHIYAANKSMTDRFFYTADGELLFVPQLGRLALHTELGILELSPGEIAVVPRGIKFRVSLLEKEARGYLLENYGQPLRLPDLGPIGANGLANSRDFLTPHAAFDNRDNGKFQVVAKFHGNLWATEFDHSPLDVVAWHGNYAPYKYDLARFNCINTVSFDHPDPSIFTVLTSPSELPGTANVDFVLFPPRWMVAEHTFRPPWFHRNFMNEFMGLIEGAYDAKAEGFIPGGASLHNCMSGHGPDAETFERASNAELKPVKLESTLAFMFETRFVCRPTKFAMDTASLQHEYYTCWQTLKKNFKA, encoded by the coding sequence ATGAACGAGGACCTTATGCCCGATCTCCACTACTTCACCGGCTTCGGCAATGAGTTCGCCACCGAGGCCGTCGCAGGCGCTCTCCCCATCGGCCAGAATGCCCCGCAGAAGTCTCCGCTCGGCCTTTATACCGAGCAGCTCAGCGGCAGCCCCTTCACCGCACCGCGCCTGCTCAACCGACGCACCTGGACCTACCGCATCCGCCCCTCGGTGATGCACAAGCCCTACGGGCGCATCGCCAACGGCCTTGTGCGGTCCACTCCGTTCAACGAGGTTGACACTCCGCCGAACCAGCTTCGCTGGGACCCGCTTCCAATCCCCACGCAGCCCATGGACTTCATCGACGGCCTGACGACGCTGGCCGGCAACGGTGACTCCACTATGCACTCGGGCGTGGCCATCCACATCTACGCCGCGAACAAGAGCATGACGGACCGTTTCTTCTACACCGCCGACGGCGAGCTGCTCTTCGTCCCCCAACTCGGCCGCCTCGCGCTGCATACAGAGCTCGGTATCCTCGAGCTCTCTCCCGGCGAGATCGCCGTTGTTCCGCGCGGCATCAAGTTCCGGGTCTCGCTGCTCGAAAAGGAGGCCCGCGGCTATCTGCTCGAAAACTACGGGCAGCCGCTGCGTCTGCCTGACCTCGGTCCCATCGGAGCCAACGGCCTGGCAAACAGCCGCGATTTTCTGACCCCGCACGCCGCGTTCGATAACAGAGATAACGGAAAGTTTCAGGTCGTCGCCAAGTTTCACGGCAACCTCTGGGCGACGGAGTTTGACCATTCGCCGCTCGACGTCGTCGCGTGGCATGGCAACTACGCGCCGTACAAGTATGACCTGGCGCGCTTCAACTGCATCAACACCGTCAGCTTCGACCACCCCGACCCGAGTATCTTCACGGTGCTCACCTCGCCCAGCGAACTCCCCGGAACAGCCAACGTCGATTTTGTCCTCTTTCCGCCGCGCTGGATGGTGGCCGAGCACACCTTCCGCCCGCCGTGGTTTCACCGCAACTTTATGAACGAGTTCATGGGCTTGATCGAGGGCGCGTACGATGCAAAAGCCGAAGGTTTCATCCCCGGCGGGGCAAGCCTTCACAATTGCATGTCCGGCCACGGGCCTGATGCGGAGACCTTCGAGCGCGCCTCGAACGCTGAGCTGAAGCCGGTCAAGCTCGAAAGCACGCTGGCCTTCATGTTTGAGACTCGCTTCGTCTGCCGTCCGACGAAGTTTGCGATGGACACGGCGTCGTTGCAGCACGAGTACTACACGTGCTGGCAGACGCTCAAGAAGAACTTCAAAGCCTGA
- the uraD gene encoding 2-oxo-4-hydroxy-4-carboxy-5-ureidoimidazoline decarboxylase has protein sequence MNPVLARWNVLDVESAAREILPCCGSQAWAETLAARRPIADEAALLDSSNNIWLALGESDWQQAFDSHPRIGQLHAVQATAQSLRWSSEEQSKASVDEAAKLTLAEANRRYEQRFGRIFIVCATGKTSAEILGILESRMNNDAANELREAAEQQRQITQLRLRRWLESN, from the coding sequence ATGAATCCGGTCCTCGCAAGATGGAACGTGCTCGATGTCGAATCCGCCGCTCGCGAGATTCTGCCCTGCTGCGGATCGCAGGCATGGGCTGAGACGCTCGCCGCGCGACGTCCCATCGCTGATGAGGCCGCGCTGCTCGACTCATCGAACAACATCTGGCTCGCGCTTGGCGAGAGCGACTGGCAGCAGGCCTTCGACAGCCATCCGCGGATTGGCCAGCTGCATGCAGTGCAGGCTACGGCGCAGTCGCTGCGCTGGTCATCGGAAGAGCAGAGCAAGGCATCCGTCGACGAAGCTGCAAAGCTCACGCTTGCGGAGGCGAACCGCCGCTACGAGCAGCGCTTCGGCCGCATCTTCATCGTCTGCGCCACTGGCAAGACATCTGCCGAGATACTCGGCATCCTGGAATCACGCATGAACAACGATGCCGCCAACGAACTCCGTGAGGCAGCAGAACAGCAACGCCAGATTACGCAGCTTCGACTGCGCCGCTGGCTGGAGTCCAACTGA
- the allE gene encoding (S)-ureidoglycine aminohydrolase, whose translation MHNLGHTRSTSQRDHLLHTPDTFVRAELPGMKKATAVVHISPAGGAAFTQYTAEFETDGVLGSTEAQRFLYVLEGAATLTTGNGTETLSQSGYAYLPAGVRHQLKATSTTRVAVIEKPYKPLSGAPIPEAFLGEESAVASTALNGDPDLQVRALLPGDSGFDFAVNTMTYSPGAALSMVEVHVMEHGLLMLEGGGIYRLGDSWYPVTAGDFIWMAPYCPQWFGAIGKKPAKYLIYKDWNRHPLS comes from the coding sequence ATGCATAATCTCGGCCACACACGCAGCACCAGTCAGCGCGACCATCTCCTACACACGCCGGACACCTTTGTCCGCGCCGAGCTTCCCGGCATGAAGAAGGCGACCGCCGTCGTTCACATCTCGCCCGCTGGAGGCGCGGCCTTTACCCAGTACACGGCCGAGTTTGAGACCGACGGCGTCCTCGGCTCGACGGAGGCGCAGCGCTTTCTCTACGTGCTCGAAGGCGCTGCCACCCTGACGACTGGGAACGGCACGGAGACGTTGTCGCAGAGCGGCTATGCCTACCTGCCTGCCGGTGTACGGCATCAGCTCAAGGCTACGTCTACCACGCGCGTCGCAGTCATCGAGAAGCCCTACAAGCCGCTCTCCGGTGCGCCGATTCCGGAGGCTTTTCTTGGCGAGGAGAGTGCCGTCGCCTCCACCGCGCTCAACGGCGATCCTGATCTGCAGGTCCGTGCGCTGCTGCCCGGGGACTCTGGCTTCGACTTCGCCGTCAACACGATGACCTACAGCCCGGGCGCGGCACTCAGCATGGTCGAGGTGCATGTGATGGAGCACGGCCTGCTGATGCTTGAAGGCGGTGGCATCTATCGCCTCGGGGACTCGTGGTATCCCGTCACTGCCGGAGACTTCATCTGGATGGCGCCGTACTGCCCGCAGTGGTTTGGAGCTATTGGCAAGAAGCCCGCGAAGTACCTCATCTACAAAGACTGGAACCGTCACCCGCTCAGCTAG
- the thiL gene encoding thiamine-phosphate kinase — protein MRKTPSKPLGELALIDRIRHGSTRRATRSVALGIGDDCAILRPPAGNEILVTTDLSLEGRHFLRDRHPPESAGHRCLARGLSDLAAMGATPLAAFLSLALPATMLSTKRSLDWVDRFFAGLYHLASLHNAPLAGGDTSESPSGLILADILLIGSAPRGRSLRRSGARAGDALYVTGSLGGASAELANLLVRRSPYRSVNNLDGHPHLFPAPRLAVGQALLRRSLATAAIDLSDGLSTDLAHLCESSKLRAEIEQAALPIHPLARKLSREQALHAALHGGEDYELLFAAPPDQRIPRIISGVSITRIGTLKPRRTGQPEITLIEPSGRRSRLQPGGWEHFSASGKTTG, from the coding sequence ATGCGAAAGACGCCGTCGAAGCCGCTGGGAGAGCTTGCCCTGATCGACCGAATCCGCCACGGTTCCACCCGCCGAGCAACGCGCTCGGTCGCGCTCGGCATCGGGGATGACTGCGCGATCCTCCGTCCCCCGGCTGGCAACGAGATTCTGGTGACGACCGATCTCTCCCTCGAAGGCCGCCACTTCCTCCGCGACCGTCACCCGCCTGAGTCCGCCGGCCACCGCTGTCTCGCACGGGGCCTGAGCGATCTGGCCGCCATGGGAGCGACCCCGCTGGCTGCCTTCCTCTCGCTCGCTCTCCCTGCCACGATGCTCTCCACGAAACGAAGCCTCGACTGGGTGGACCGCTTCTTCGCCGGCCTCTATCATCTCGCCAGCCTCCACAACGCGCCCCTGGCTGGCGGCGACACCTCGGAGTCGCCCAGCGGTCTGATCCTCGCGGACATCCTCCTCATCGGCTCGGCGCCGCGGGGACGCTCCCTGCGCCGCTCCGGCGCTCGGGCAGGAGATGCCCTCTACGTCACCGGCTCCCTCGGCGGCGCATCGGCTGAACTCGCGAATCTCCTCGTCCGCCGCAGCCCCTATCGGAGCGTCAACAACCTCGACGGTCACCCACACCTCTTCCCTGCACCCCGCCTCGCCGTTGGCCAGGCCCTCCTGCGGCGGTCACTCGCCACCGCAGCCATCGACCTTAGCGATGGCCTCTCGACCGACCTCGCTCATCTGTGCGAATCCTCGAAGCTGCGCGCCGAGATCGAACAGGCGGCCCTCCCGATCCACCCGCTCGCGCGGAAGCTCTCCAGGGAGCAAGCTCTCCACGCCGCGCTGCACGGTGGCGAGGACTACGAACTGCTCTTCGCCGCACCGCCTGACCAACGCATCCCCCGTATCATCAGCGGGGTATCGATCACGCGCATCGGCACGCTGAAGCCCCGGCGCACAGGACAGCCGGAGATCACCCTGATCGAGCCCAGCGGCAGACGAAGCCGCCTCCAGCCCGGAGGGTGGGAGCACTTCTCTGCCTCCGGCAAAACCACCGGCTAA
- the allB gene encoding allantoinase AllB: MAHAFVSSRVVTPEGTRPAALLVEGGNIIAVCQRAEIPSDAIVYDCGSDAILPGLVDTHVHINQPGRTEWEGFRTATLAAAVGGYTSLVDMPLNCLPETTTVAALEAKRRAAQGECFVDWAPWGGAVADNQQHILPLARAGVRGYKCFLIYPGCDGFTMINQQQLEAALPAIAESGLPLLVHAELAGPIDEAAQSLTNADWRRYVTYLASRPDEAELEAIRLMIRLCRQYKFHLHIVHLSTALALEDLRAARAEGLPITVETCPHYLHLAAEGIPDGATVLKCAPPIRSAQNRDALWHALERGDIDMVVTDHSPCPPEMKRAETGRFDLAWGGIASLSLALSVMHTECVQRGLTLDRLTRWMSSAPAALAGLSGYAGALKAGREASFVVFDTEARFSVTSDQLHYRHPISAYMGETLRGRVKATYLRGEAIYFAGRNTDSNGGPFTSVPLGREIALS, translated from the coding sequence ATGGCACATGCCTTCGTCTCCAGCCGCGTCGTTACACCTGAAGGAACGCGCCCTGCAGCGCTGCTCGTCGAGGGCGGCAACATCATTGCTGTCTGCCAACGCGCCGAGATTCCCAGCGATGCAATCGTATACGACTGCGGCAGCGACGCCATCCTTCCCGGCCTGGTCGACACGCACGTCCACATCAATCAGCCTGGACGCACGGAATGGGAGGGCTTCCGCACTGCGACCCTCGCCGCCGCCGTCGGAGGTTACACCTCGCTCGTTGATATGCCGCTCAACTGCCTGCCTGAGACCACTACCGTCGCGGCCCTTGAAGCCAAGCGCCGCGCCGCGCAGGGCGAGTGCTTCGTCGATTGGGCTCCTTGGGGCGGAGCGGTCGCCGACAACCAGCAGCACATCCTGCCGCTGGCTCGCGCTGGAGTCCGCGGCTACAAGTGCTTCCTCATCTACCCCGGCTGCGACGGCTTCACCATGATCAACCAGCAGCAACTCGAAGCCGCGCTGCCTGCAATCGCCGAGAGCGGCCTGCCGCTGCTCGTTCACGCTGAGCTTGCCGGGCCCATCGACGAGGCCGCGCAATCGCTCACGAACGCAGACTGGCGGCGCTACGTAACCTACCTCGCCTCGCGGCCGGACGAGGCCGAGCTGGAGGCGATTCGCCTGATGATTCGTCTCTGCCGTCAGTACAAGTTTCATCTGCACATCGTGCATCTCTCCACAGCGCTCGCGCTTGAGGATCTCCGCGCCGCGCGTGCCGAAGGCTTGCCGATCACAGTCGAGACATGCCCGCACTACCTCCACTTGGCCGCCGAAGGCATCCCCGACGGAGCGACGGTGCTCAAGTGCGCTCCGCCCATTCGCAGCGCGCAGAATCGCGACGCGCTGTGGCACGCGCTGGAGCGCGGAGACATCGACATGGTCGTCACCGATCACTCGCCGTGCCCACCGGAGATGAAGCGCGCCGAGACCGGCCGCTTCGACCTCGCCTGGGGAGGTATCGCGAGCCTGTCGCTTGCGCTCTCTGTGATGCATACGGAATGCGTGCAACGAGGCTTGACGCTCGATCGCCTGACACGCTGGATGAGCTCGGCTCCAGCGGCTCTTGCAGGCCTCAGCGGTTACGCTGGAGCCCTGAAGGCCGGTCGCGAGGCCAGCTTTGTTGTCTTCGACACCGAGGCCCGCTTCAGCGTGACGTCAGACCAGTTGCACTATCGTCATCCAATCTCGGCCTACATGGGTGAGACGCTGCGAGGCCGCGTCAAGGCGACCTATCTTCGCGGAGAGGCCATTTATTTCGCGGGCAGGAACACAGACAGTAATGGCGGCCCGTTCACGTCTGTGCCACTGGGGCGCGAGATCGCGCTATCCTGA